The Microbulbifer sp. TB1203 nucleotide sequence GATTCGCGTGCGCAGCCTGGCGCCGCGCCTTGAGGCCGGCGAGCCGGTGGAACTGGTGGCCAGCCGCAGCCACGGCGCCGGCGCCGTGGACCGTCTGGTGGAACGCATCGAATCCGATCTGGGCAGTGTGGCCTGCAAGAATATGGGCAGTTCGCTCAAGCTGTGCCTGGTGGCCGAGGGCGCTGCGGACCTCTACCCGCGCCTGGCGCCCACCTGCGAGTGGGATACCGCCGCGGCCCAGGCGGTAGTGGAGGCCGCGGGAGGCGTGGTGGTGGACGACAAGTTCCGGCTGTTGCGCTACAACACCAAGGATTCCCTGCTCAATCCCCACTTCTATGTCATCGGCGACTCCGGGTTTCCCTGGCGAGAATTGCTCACAAAGTAACCAATTTCAACTAAGCTTTACTGTAAGCCAAGTTTTCGGGCGACCAGGTTCGCCCGGCTGTCTGTATTGGTAGAGGTAGAGCCATGACCCGCCCCCGCAGCGCTCACGTCAACATCAGCGAGAGCGAGACCCGCAAGCTGCGCCAGCAGCTGGAAGTGGAAATCACCTGGCTGAACCGGCAACTGGAGGAGCTGCAGGGTGCGGAGACCGACCTGGATATCTCCCTGCTGCAGACCTACCGGGAGATGATCTTCTCCCGTCGCGCGCTGCTCGGCCGCATTCCCCGCTGAGGCGGAAATTTTTTCAAAGGCCTTGGAAAGGCGCGCAATTTTATTTTGGGAAAACTCCCAGGCCCGGAGTTTTTTCGCGCGCAAATTTGCCACGGAAAACTGAAAGCCGTCTACGCTTGGTACGTTAATGTAATAAGAGTAACGTCCGATGCGTTATCCGGTTGTGGTTCACAATATTGAATACGCCGGCTTCGGCGCCATAGCGCCGGACCTGCCCCATTGCCATTGCCACGCCGACACCCTCGATGCCACGCTGCAGAAAATGGCGGAAACCATTTTGCAGCGCCTGGAAGAAGTGCGTGCCGTTGGAAAGGCGCCGCCCACGCCGGGCAATATAGAAACCCTGCGCAACAACCCGGCTTTTGCCGGCGGCATCTGGGCCATTATCGACGTGGCACATTCCCACTCGTCTCCCAGCGCCGAACCCTGAATATCTATCGGTAAATCGTTTGCACCAAGGAAGGTTGTGATGAAAAAAATCCTGTTTGTCCTCGCTTTTCTCACCTCATCTACAGCCGGCGCGATAGGGTGGAACAACCCCATCGAAGGTATCTGCGCCGGCGAATACCGGGTGATTACCACTCTTGGTTCGGGGCAGGGCGATCTGCAGATCGAGAACGACCAGGATTTTTTCGGCCTCGCCAGTATCGGCATCACGCCCACGGTGGGAGTTTGGCAGGTGGAGCTGCGCTACTCCCATTTCGACGGTAGCGGTGTTACCGTCGACCAGTACGGCATCAACTTCAAGGTGGATTTCAGTCTCGCCTGCGACGTGCAGTGCCTCTACTGGATGGCGGGCTGGAACTACGGCGAGTTCGACGTGGACACTGTGGAGCAGCACGGCTTTGTATTCCTGGTGGACGACCACGACGAGCAGAGCTACTGGAACGCCGGGGTCGGCTACCGCTACAACTGGACGGACGACCTGGATACGTCGTTGGAGTACAACTACAACGATATCGATCGGGTGGCGGGAGTTGACCTGGGGCACCTGCGTACGTGGACGCTCAATTTAAGTTATCGTTTCTAGGTGCAACCGCTCCTACAAGAGTAATTCCTCCTTGTAGGAGCGGCCGCTGGCCGCGATCAGGTTTCCAGGTTATTTAAAAGCGTAGGAAAGACTCATATTCACCCCACTCTCCCGCGCCAACTGGTAGCCGTTGTAGTGCGCGGAAATATCCCCCACCCACTCCAGCCCAAGGCGTACGCCGTCCAGCGCGCCGTCCTGCGCCACCAGGTTGAGGCCCAGCCCCAGGTCCAGCAATTCACCGCCGTAATTGCCCTGCAGATCCGCCGGGCTCGAGTGATTGTGCGAACCCTTGTAGTGACCGTCGATATCCCCCTCTTTTGAGTACTGCAATCGCGCCGACAGGCTCAACCAGTCGGCCACGCGGTAGGCACTCCAGGCAGTGGCGCCGTAGCGCTCGCCAAAGGCGAAGCCGGAATCGTTTTCGCTCTCCATCGGCAGGCGCGCGGAGAGCTGGGCTCCCCAGCTCAGTCTGTCCCGTGCGCCCGTGTAGGTGACGGAGGGCAGCAGGTCCCAGGTGCCGGTGCCCAGCTGCATACCGTAGTGGACGAAGGTGCCGTCGGCATTTTTCTCGTCCACCGAACCGGTGGGCGCGCTCACCGCCAGGGTTGCGTGCAGCCGCTGGGCGCCGGCGTCCGCCAGGCGGAAGAGTCCGCCTACCACCGTGTCGCCGGTGCCGGAAACCCGGCCCCTGTGGCTGCCCATCTCGTGGCCGCCGTGCGTATCGCCGTGGCCGCCGCCGGTCATCGCCATATCCATTTCCATGGACATTGTCTGGGGCATCAGCATCAGGGTCAGGTCGTCGGACACCGCATACATGATGTCCAGCATATGCATTTCCATGGTCATACCGGCGGGCATCATCGAATAGCCGGCTGCGGCCAGGTCCGCCGCGTCCACCTCGTCCGAACCGCGATAGACCCCGGAATATTCGTCGCGCACGGCGCGGTAGCCGAACATCCACTCACCTTTCGCGTGCAGGTGATCGGCCATCACCCCGGCGGGAGCGTGGCCCTCGGGTAGAAAGATCGGCGCCCTGTCCCCGTGGGCGAAAGCGGTTTGCGTGATGAGGCCGGCCGTGGCGGCCAGCAGAACGGAATTAATTTGTTTCACGGATTTTCTCCTGCAATATTTCCGCGCACCGCAAACGCTTTGCAGTGCGCAAATTAAAAAGTTTTTTCGTAACTGCTCACTCGCAGGGAATGTGCGTTGGGTGCCCGCGATCGGCCTCTGTTCGCGGGCATGTCGGATGGCCGCCCCGCCGCTCCTACAGGGGGAGTAGTTACGTTTTTTCTTTCTAGAGATACAGGAAATTGGGAGGGGCGCGCTCGGGCGGCAGAAAATAGCGGTGCCTTTGAGCGCTATTTTTTGTGGGATTGGCAAAGGAGGGGGAAATCCCCGCGATACCCGCGAAAACTTCCGCAGTGCCGGTGACCGCCGCGGTGGCGACGGTGGAAAAGCTGCAGTGATTGTCGGCAAAACTCTGCGCCGTGGGCGCGTCGTGCTGGTGGCCGGCCGGATGGTGATGGCCGTTGTGGCGCGGGGCGAGCAGTTCGAGTAGCAGCGCGCTGCGGCTGTCGCCGTGGCAGTATCCGTAGGGAGCGCCGCCGGCCAGCGGCGCGGGCATAAAGCCCGCGGGCACCAGGCCGCGCACCGCGAGGAATACCGCCAGCAGCAGTACGGCCTGCCAGCGGTGTAAATTGAAGGGTCTGCGCTGTGCCATCGTTTTTGTCGGGTCCGGCTTCGGCAGCGGGATCGATCGCGGCCAGCGGCCGCTCCTAACAAAGATTCTTTTCACTGTAGGAGCGGCCGTTGGCCGCGATCAAAGTTTCAGGATAAC carries:
- a CDS encoding outer membrane beta-barrel protein: MKKILFVLAFLTSSTAGAIGWNNPIEGICAGEYRVITTLGSGQGDLQIENDQDFFGLASIGITPTVGVWQVELRYSHFDGSGVTVDQYGINFKVDFSLACDVQCLYWMAGWNYGEFDVDTVEQHGFVFLVDDHDEQSYWNAGVGYRYNWTDDLDTSLEYNYNDIDRVAGVDLGHLRTWTLNLSYRF
- a CDS encoding type II toxin-antitoxin system HicB family antitoxin, with protein sequence MRYPVVVHNIEYAGFGAIAPDLPHCHCHADTLDATLQKMAETILQRLEEVRAVGKAPPTPGNIETLRNNPAFAGGIWAIIDVAHSHSSPSAEP